A single region of the Arthrobacter sp. PAMC25564 genome encodes:
- a CDS encoding glycerol-3-phosphate dehydrogenase/oxidase yields the protein MGNKDSSRIQAPASVRASVQKLRTRRHAQVLIIGGGINGVGTFRDLALQGVDVALVERGDYCQGASGASSHMIHGGIRYLENGEFRLVQESVVERNRLLRIAPHYVKPLQTTIPVFSTFSGILAAPLRFLTHKQRGRPQERGAVLIKLGLSLYDFFSRDGGSVPRHEFRGRKRALAELPRLHPGIKYTATYFDASVHNPERLTLDVLQDGEKAGAAGGGLARASNYVSLVSMPGAGGEAGSARTGSTVRLRDELTGEEFDFTADVIVNTTGAWVDLTNGALGAASSFMGGTKGSHIVLDHPELLEACHGREIFFEHTDGRIVLIYPMGDRVLVGTTDVDADLAEDAVCTEAEIDYFFALIGQVFPDVAVSRGQIVYSFAGVRPLPKHDATQPGFVSRDYRIERRAVPAPAADDAVAAPGGGAVVLSLVGGKWTTFRALAEHLSNDVLAELGMERKVSTARLPIGGGAGFPDNADGVQRWIKAHMSAGRGAERTAGLLTRYGTRAGEVIGFMDSAPDGDADRLLHSTHELSVRELAFMAQNEQIGHLADVLIRRTSLAFRGLVTGELLNEVAGILSGPLGWDTATRALEISHAEEVLQRFHGVRVHSLVS from the coding sequence TTGGGAAACAAGGATTCATCCCGCATCCAGGCCCCGGCCAGCGTGCGCGCATCAGTGCAGAAGCTGCGGACGCGGCGGCACGCACAGGTGCTCATTATCGGCGGCGGCATCAACGGAGTGGGTACCTTCCGTGACCTGGCCCTGCAGGGGGTGGATGTGGCGCTCGTCGAGCGCGGCGACTATTGCCAGGGCGCCAGCGGCGCCTCCTCGCACATGATCCACGGCGGTATCCGTTACCTCGAAAACGGCGAGTTCCGCCTCGTCCAGGAGTCCGTGGTGGAGCGCAACCGCCTCCTGCGGATCGCCCCCCACTATGTGAAGCCCCTGCAGACCACCATTCCCGTCTTCAGCACCTTCTCCGGCATCCTCGCCGCGCCGCTGCGCTTCCTGACCCACAAGCAGCGGGGAAGGCCCCAGGAACGGGGCGCCGTCCTGATCAAGCTTGGCCTGAGCCTGTACGACTTCTTCTCCCGCGACGGCGGCTCGGTGCCGCGGCACGAGTTCCGCGGCCGCAAGCGGGCCCTCGCCGAACTGCCGCGGCTGCACCCCGGCATCAAGTACACCGCGACATACTTCGACGCCTCGGTCCACAACCCGGAACGGCTTACCCTTGATGTCCTGCAGGACGGTGAAAAGGCCGGCGCGGCGGGCGGCGGCCTGGCCCGCGCCAGCAACTACGTCTCGCTTGTCTCCATGCCCGGAGCAGGCGGCGAAGCCGGAAGCGCCCGGACGGGAAGTACTGTCCGGCTCCGCGATGAACTCACCGGGGAGGAGTTTGACTTCACGGCGGACGTCATCGTCAACACCACCGGCGCCTGGGTGGACCTGACCAACGGGGCCCTGGGCGCGGCATCGTCCTTCATGGGCGGCACCAAGGGCTCGCACATCGTGCTGGACCACCCGGAGCTGCTGGAGGCGTGCCACGGCCGGGAGATCTTTTTCGAACACACGGACGGCCGGATCGTGCTGATCTACCCGATGGGCGACCGGGTCCTCGTGGGGACCACCGACGTCGACGCCGACCTGGCCGAGGACGCCGTCTGCACCGAGGCCGAGATCGACTACTTCTTCGCGCTGATCGGCCAGGTGTTCCCGGATGTGGCGGTGAGCCGCGGGCAGATTGTCTATTCCTTCGCGGGCGTGCGCCCGCTTCCGAAGCACGACGCCACGCAGCCCGGTTTCGTCAGCCGGGACTACCGGATCGAACGCCGGGCCGTCCCGGCGCCCGCAGCGGATGACGCGGTTGCGGCGCCCGGCGGCGGCGCCGTCGTCCTGAGCCTCGTGGGCGGCAAGTGGACCACATTCCGGGCCCTTGCGGAGCACCTCAGCAATGACGTCCTCGCCGAGCTCGGCATGGAAAGGAAGGTCTCGACGGCGAGGCTCCCCATCGGCGGCGGCGCCGGCTTCCCGGACAATGCTGACGGCGTCCAGCGGTGGATCAAGGCCCACATGTCCGCCGGCCGCGGCGCTGAGCGCACCGCAGGGTTGCTGACCCGGTACGGGACCCGGGCCGGGGAAGTCATCGGCTTCATGGACAGCGCCCCCGACGGCGATGCGGACCGGCTCCTGCATTCCACCCATGAACTGAGCGTCCGCGAGCTGGCGTTCATGGCGCAGAACGAACAGATCGGGCATCTGGCCGACGTCCTGATCCGCCGGACTTCCCTCGCCTTCCGGGGACTCGTGACCGGAGAACTGCTGAACGAGGTTGCCGGCATCCTGTCCGGGCCGCTGGGCTGGGACACGGCAACCCGGGCCCTTGAGATCAGCCATGCCGAGGAGGTGCTCCAGCGGTTCCACGGTGTCCGGGTCCACAGCCTGGTTTCCTGA
- the leuS gene encoding leucine--tRNA ligase — translation MSVQPETETGTAAPAATEAPEEGAYNFAAMEAKWPQVWEDLKVFTPLDDGSKERRYVLDMFPYPSGDLHMGHAEAFAMGDVVARYLRQQGYDVLHPIGWDSFGLPAENAAIKRNAHPSEWTYANIETQAESFKRYAISADWSRRIHTSDPEYYRWTQWLFKRFYERGLAYRKNSPVNWCPKDQTVLANEQVVNGACERCGTPVTKKSLNQWYFKITEYADRLLDDMDELRGHWPERVLAMQKNWIGRSEGAHVTFVIEADGGKPAENVTVFTTRPDTLYGATFFVVAADAPLAVGLVTDEHAAALDAYREQVKALSEIERQSTEREKTGVFTGRYAVNPLNGEKLPVWAADYVLADYGTGAIMAVPAHDQRDLDFARTFDLPVRAVLDTGEEDPAVSGTATSGEGTLINSGALDGLPKAEAIPAAIEILQQQGTGEKFVNFRLRDWLLSRQRFWGTPIPIIHCPACGEVPVPDEQLPVTLPAELRGEDLSPKGTSPLAAVESWVNVQCPNCHGPAKRDTDTMDTFVDSSWYFLRFVSPQYTGGPFDPEKINDWMPVGQYVGGVEHAILHLLYARFFTKVIHDMGMLDADEPFSALLNQGQVLNGGKAMSKSLGNGVDLGEQLDKFGVDAVRLTMIFASPPEDDVDWADVSPSGSAKFLARAWRLGQDVASEPGVDFATGDRALRIVTHRTIADAEALLDHNKFNVVVAKLMELVNATRKTIDAGTGAGGADPAVREAVEAVAVILSLFAPYTAEDLWNVLGHPASVANAGWPTHDEALLVQDSVTAVVQVQGKVRDRLEVSPGIGEDELRALALASENVQRALDGRGIRTVIVRAPKLVNIVPA, via the coding sequence GTGAGCGTTCAGCCGGAGACAGAGACCGGAACAGCAGCACCAGCCGCGACGGAAGCGCCCGAGGAGGGCGCCTACAACTTCGCGGCGATGGAAGCCAAATGGCCGCAGGTCTGGGAGGACCTCAAGGTCTTCACGCCCCTCGACGACGGGTCCAAGGAACGCCGGTACGTGCTGGACATGTTCCCGTACCCGTCCGGCGACCTCCACATGGGCCACGCCGAAGCCTTCGCCATGGGCGACGTCGTCGCGCGCTACCTGCGCCAGCAGGGCTACGACGTGCTGCACCCGATCGGCTGGGATTCCTTCGGGCTGCCGGCCGAGAACGCCGCGATCAAGCGCAATGCGCACCCCAGCGAGTGGACTTACGCCAACATCGAGACCCAGGCGGAATCCTTCAAGCGCTACGCCATCTCCGCTGACTGGTCCCGCCGCATCCACACCTCGGACCCGGAGTACTATCGCTGGACCCAGTGGCTGTTCAAGCGCTTCTATGAGCGTGGCCTGGCGTACCGCAAGAATTCGCCGGTCAACTGGTGTCCCAAGGACCAGACCGTGCTTGCCAACGAGCAGGTCGTCAACGGAGCGTGCGAGCGCTGCGGAACCCCCGTCACCAAGAAGTCCCTGAACCAGTGGTACTTCAAGATCACCGAGTACGCCGACCGGCTCCTGGACGACATGGACGAACTGCGCGGCCACTGGCCCGAGCGTGTCCTGGCGATGCAGAAGAACTGGATCGGCCGTTCCGAAGGCGCGCACGTCACCTTCGTCATCGAGGCCGACGGCGGCAAGCCCGCGGAAAACGTCACGGTCTTCACCACCCGCCCGGACACGCTGTACGGCGCCACCTTCTTCGTGGTGGCGGCCGATGCGCCGCTGGCCGTCGGGCTGGTCACGGACGAGCACGCCGCCGCCCTGGACGCGTACCGCGAGCAGGTCAAGGCCCTCTCCGAAATCGAGCGCCAGTCCACCGAGCGAGAGAAGACCGGCGTCTTCACCGGCCGCTACGCGGTCAACCCGCTGAACGGTGAGAAGCTGCCGGTCTGGGCCGCCGACTACGTCCTGGCCGACTACGGCACCGGCGCCATCATGGCCGTCCCGGCCCACGACCAGCGCGACCTCGACTTCGCCCGCACCTTTGACCTGCCGGTCCGCGCCGTGCTGGACACGGGCGAGGAAGACCCCGCAGTCAGCGGTACCGCGACCTCGGGCGAGGGGACCCTGATCAACTCCGGCGCCCTGGACGGACTGCCCAAGGCAGAAGCCATCCCGGCCGCCATTGAAATCCTGCAGCAGCAGGGCACCGGCGAGAAGTTCGTGAACTTCCGCCTGCGCGACTGGCTGCTGAGCCGCCAGCGCTTCTGGGGCACCCCGATCCCGATCATCCACTGCCCGGCCTGCGGCGAGGTCCCGGTCCCGGACGAGCAGTTGCCGGTCACGCTGCCGGCTGAGCTGCGCGGCGAGGACCTGTCCCCGAAGGGCACGTCACCGCTGGCCGCCGTCGAAAGCTGGGTCAACGTCCAGTGCCCCAACTGCCACGGGCCGGCCAAGCGGGACACGGACACGATGGACACCTTCGTGGATTCCTCCTGGTACTTCCTGCGCTTCGTCTCCCCGCAGTACACCGGGGGGCCGTTCGATCCCGAGAAGATCAACGACTGGATGCCGGTCGGTCAGTACGTCGGCGGCGTGGAGCATGCCATCCTGCACCTGCTCTACGCCCGGTTCTTCACCAAGGTCATCCACGACATGGGCATGCTTGACGCCGACGAACCCTTCAGCGCGCTGCTGAACCAGGGCCAGGTGCTCAACGGCGGCAAAGCCATGAGCAAGTCCCTCGGCAACGGCGTTGACCTCGGCGAGCAGCTGGACAAGTTCGGCGTCGACGCCGTACGCCTGACCATGATCTTCGCCTCCCCGCCGGAGGACGACGTGGACTGGGCGGACGTCTCGCCCTCGGGTTCCGCGAAGTTCCTGGCCCGGGCCTGGCGGCTCGGACAGGACGTCGCGAGCGAACCCGGCGTCGACTTCGCTACCGGTGACCGCGCCCTGCGCATCGTCACGCACCGCACCATAGCCGATGCCGAGGCACTGCTGGACCACAACAAGTTCAACGTGGTCGTGGCCAAGCTGATGGAGCTGGTCAACGCGACCCGCAAGACTATTGACGCAGGCACCGGCGCAGGCGGGGCCGACCCGGCAGTACGGGAGGCCGTGGAGGCCGTCGCGGTCATCCTGAGCCTCTTCGCGCCATACACGGCGGAGGACCTGTGGAACGTGCTGGGGCATCCCGCGTCGGTGGCCAACGCCGGCTGGCCCACCCACGACGAGGCGCTGCTCGTGCAGGACTCGGTCACCGCCGTCGTCCAGGTCCAGGGCAAGGTGCGCGACCGGCTGGAGGTATCGCCGGGCATCGGCGAGGACGAGCTGCGCGCACTGGCGCTGGCCTCGGAGAATGTGCAGCGGGCCCTCGACGGCCGGGGCATCCGCACCGTGATCGTCCGGGCGCCTAAACTGGTCAACATCGTCCCGGCCTAG
- a CDS encoding sugar-binding domain-containing protein has product MTPSRHSDALRAAQLYYLQDLTMDAIARELRTSRSTVSRLLSAARESGLVQIQIRSPLDTGPELENMIRAEYKVDVHVVPVVDTLNEAETLDRVAMQAARTIGPLVDSNAIIGVAWGSTLSAVSRHLTRKITHDSVVVQLNGAGNMQTTGITYASDIMRRFGSAYGARVEQFPVPAFFDHAATKTAMWNERSVQRILALQARMSIAIFGVGSVDADYPSHVYAGGYLDEEDLVVLANSDVVGDVATVFFRADGSSDGITLNERSTGPDLARLRQVRRRICVVSGASKINGLRGALAAGLATDLILDEASARRLVRYDGLS; this is encoded by the coding sequence ATGACACCCTCACGCCACTCCGACGCCCTCCGCGCGGCCCAGCTTTACTACCTTCAGGACCTGACGATGGACGCGATCGCACGCGAACTCCGGACGTCCCGATCCACGGTTTCGCGGCTGTTATCGGCGGCGCGTGAATCCGGCCTGGTGCAGATCCAGATCCGGAGTCCGCTGGACACCGGGCCCGAACTGGAGAACATGATCCGGGCCGAATACAAGGTGGATGTTCATGTTGTTCCCGTGGTGGACACGCTGAACGAGGCGGAAACACTGGACCGGGTGGCCATGCAGGCGGCCCGGACCATCGGCCCGCTGGTGGACTCCAACGCCATCATCGGAGTGGCCTGGGGGTCCACCCTGAGCGCCGTCAGCCGGCACCTGACGCGCAAGATCACCCATGACAGCGTGGTCGTCCAGCTCAACGGCGCCGGGAACATGCAAACCACCGGCATCACCTACGCTTCGGACATCATGCGCCGGTTCGGCAGCGCTTACGGCGCACGGGTCGAGCAGTTCCCGGTCCCCGCCTTCTTCGACCACGCCGCGACCAAAACCGCGATGTGGAATGAGCGCAGTGTTCAGCGCATCCTGGCATTGCAGGCGCGGATGAGCATCGCGATCTTCGGCGTCGGATCGGTCGACGCCGACTACCCCAGCCATGTCTATGCGGGCGGCTATCTTGACGAGGAGGACCTTGTCGTCCTGGCGAATTCCGACGTCGTGGGCGACGTCGCCACCGTCTTCTTCCGGGCCGACGGCTCCTCGGACGGGATCACGCTCAACGAACGCTCCACCGGGCCGGACCTGGCCCGGCTCCGGCAGGTCCGGCGTCGTATCTGCGTGGTGTCCGGCGCCTCCAAGATCAACGGGCTGCGCGGCGCACTGGCGGCGGGCCTGGCCACGGACCTGATCCTCGACGAGGCCTCCGCCCGGCGCCTGGTGAGGTACGACGGCCTGTCCTGA
- a CDS encoding DegV family protein, with translation MPDREPPGWPWLKERLIRLRQATPPGAVPEAVPAAVVRTAVVTDSAAALPAEWVRACTADGRLTVVAMPVMVGAEIYGEGEDDIAATIAVALASGMPVKTSRPSPGQFEQAYLAALKRGFESVVSIHISGELSGTADSARLAADRVGIPVEVVDSRTVGMAQGMGVQSAVVAAADGRNAQEVRAFAEERLARARVYFYVPSLEQLRRGGRIGAAASLWGTMFSIKPILAVEDGKIVPLERVRSAAKAIARLEEIVAADALSRPDGQARLAVHHFGNPAEADQLASRLAVLLPDTPPAQISALPAVLAAHAGLGVLAVIVGESSTPLDGGSLAKEPAGGACGPTEGAAAGE, from the coding sequence GTGCCAGACCGCGAGCCGCCAGGCTGGCCGTGGCTGAAGGAGCGCCTCATCCGGCTCCGGCAGGCGACGCCGCCCGGCGCCGTCCCCGAGGCGGTGCCCGCCGCCGTCGTGCGCACGGCCGTGGTGACGGACTCCGCCGCCGCCTTGCCCGCCGAATGGGTGCGGGCGTGCACGGCAGACGGCCGGCTGACAGTCGTCGCCATGCCCGTCATGGTGGGAGCCGAGATCTACGGTGAGGGCGAGGATGACATTGCGGCCACGATCGCGGTCGCCCTCGCCAGCGGGATGCCCGTTAAGACCTCGCGGCCCTCGCCGGGGCAGTTCGAACAGGCCTACCTTGCGGCGCTGAAACGAGGCTTCGAGTCCGTCGTATCGATCCATATTTCCGGAGAGCTCTCCGGCACCGCAGACTCCGCCCGCCTCGCTGCGGACCGCGTCGGCATCCCGGTGGAGGTGGTGGACTCACGCACCGTGGGAATGGCGCAGGGCATGGGGGTGCAGAGCGCCGTCGTCGCCGCGGCTGACGGCAGGAACGCCCAGGAGGTCAGGGCCTTCGCCGAGGAACGGCTGGCCCGCGCCAGGGTCTATTTCTATGTCCCGAGCCTGGAGCAACTCCGCCGCGGCGGCCGGATCGGCGCGGCCGCCTCGCTCTGGGGCACCATGTTTTCCATCAAACCGATCCTGGCGGTCGAGGACGGAAAGATCGTTCCGCTGGAACGCGTCCGGTCCGCGGCGAAGGCGATTGCCCGGCTTGAGGAAATCGTCGCCGCCGATGCCTTGTCCCGGCCGGATGGCCAGGCGCGGCTCGCCGTCCACCATTTCGGCAACCCGGCAGAAGCGGACCAGCTTGCGTCACGGCTTGCGGTCCTGTTGCCCGATACCCCGCCGGCGCAGATCAGCGCCCTTCCGGCCGTGCTGGCGGCGCACGCCGGTCTCGGCGTGCTGGCGGTGATCGTGGGGGAAAGCAGCACACCGCTCGACGGCGGTTCGCTCGCCAAGGAGCCTGCCGGCGGCGCTTGCGGACCAACCGAAGGGGCCGCCGCGGGGGAGTAG
- the glpK gene encoding glycerol kinase GlpK has protein sequence MSQYVIAIDQGTTSTRAIVFDHSGNIVSSGQMEHEQIFPQAGWVEHDPAEIWNNTREVIASALSKANLTRHDIAAVGITNQRETAVVWDKTTGTPVYNAIVWQDTRTQPIVDELAKDGGPERFKQKVGLPLATYFSGTKIKWILDNVEGARAKAEAGDLVFGNTDCWVLWNLTGGTDGGVHVTDVTNASRTMFMDLETLSWDQEILDAFGVPASMMPAIKSSSEVYGTVHTSQLLREVPVAGILGDQQAATFGQAAFEAGEAKNTYGTGCFLIFNTGEEIVHSKNGLLTTVGYKLGDAAPHYALEGSIAVTGSLIQWLRDNLGMISSAPEVETLAAAVPDNGGVYIVPAFSGLFAPYWRSDARGAIVGLTRFVNKNHIARAALEATAFQTREVLDAVNADSGVPLTELKVDGGMVANDALMQFQADILGVPVIRPKVVETTALGAAYAAGLAVGFWKDLVECSANWSEDKRWEPKMESAERDRQMRLWKKAVTKSMDWVDDDVK, from the coding sequence ATGTCTCAATATGTAATCGCCATTGACCAGGGCACCACCAGCACCCGCGCCATCGTGTTCGACCACAGCGGCAACATCGTCTCCTCGGGCCAGATGGAGCACGAGCAGATCTTTCCGCAGGCCGGCTGGGTGGAGCACGACCCCGCCGAGATCTGGAACAACACCCGCGAAGTGATCGCCTCGGCCCTGTCCAAGGCGAACCTGACCCGCCACGACATCGCCGCCGTCGGCATCACCAACCAGCGCGAAACCGCCGTCGTCTGGGACAAGACGACAGGCACGCCGGTCTACAACGCCATCGTGTGGCAGGACACCCGCACGCAGCCGATCGTGGATGAACTGGCCAAAGACGGTGGACCGGAGCGCTTCAAGCAGAAGGTGGGCCTGCCGCTGGCGACCTACTTCTCCGGCACCAAGATCAAGTGGATCCTGGACAACGTCGAGGGCGCCCGCGCCAAGGCTGAAGCCGGCGATCTGGTCTTCGGCAACACGGACTGCTGGGTGCTCTGGAACCTGACCGGCGGGACCGACGGCGGTGTGCACGTCACCGACGTGACCAATGCCTCGCGGACCATGTTCATGGACCTCGAGACGCTGTCCTGGGACCAGGAGATCCTGGACGCTTTCGGCGTCCCGGCCTCCATGATGCCAGCCATCAAGTCCTCCTCCGAGGTCTACGGCACGGTGCACACCTCCCAACTGCTGCGCGAAGTACCCGTCGCCGGCATCCTGGGCGACCAGCAGGCGGCGACCTTCGGGCAGGCGGCGTTCGAGGCCGGGGAAGCCAAGAACACCTACGGCACGGGCTGCTTCCTGATCTTCAACACGGGCGAGGAAATCGTCCACTCGAAGAACGGGCTGCTGACCACGGTGGGCTACAAGCTCGGCGATGCGGCACCGCACTACGCGCTGGAGGGCTCGATCGCCGTCACAGGTTCACTGATCCAGTGGCTGCGTGACAACCTCGGCATGATCAGCAGCGCCCCGGAAGTCGAGACCCTCGCTGCCGCGGTCCCGGACAACGGCGGCGTGTACATTGTTCCGGCCTTCTCGGGCCTGTTTGCCCCGTACTGGCGCTCCGATGCCCGCGGCGCGATCGTCGGCCTGACCCGGTTCGTGAACAAGAACCACATCGCCCGCGCGGCGCTGGAGGCCACGGCCTTCCAAACCCGCGAGGTGCTCGACGCTGTCAACGCCGACTCCGGAGTGCCGCTGACGGAGTTGAAGGTCGACGGCGGCATGGTCGCCAACGATGCCCTGATGCAGTTCCAGGCGGACATCCTCGGGGTTCCGGTGATCCGGCCGAAGGTTGTCGAGACCACCGCGCTGGGCGCTGCCTACGCGGCCGGCCTCGCCGTCGGCTTCTGGAAGGACCTGGTCGAGTGCTCGGCCAACTGGTCCGAGGACAAGCGCTGGGAGCCGAAGATGGAGTCGGCCGAGCGGGACCGCCAGATGCGCCTCTGGAAGAAGGCCGTCACCAAATCCATGGACTGGGTCGACGACGACGTGAAGTAA
- a CDS encoding ComEC/Rec2 family competence protein, whose amino-acid sequence MLLAAAAGAHSAVAASLRQDGAVAEAGAAHAAVVAELQIAGHPRQLRVPGRSGLADRWAVPATLLVMYSAGQRVDSEASLLVLGGKDWEHLVPGQRLRATGRLKAAEPGQTDAGILSASSVPVTLGAPDGWQEGPGMLRRSFTAAAATLGGDARGLLPGMVTGDTSRLDAGLDGAMKTVGMTHLTAVSGANCSLILGTLLLAARSLRLPRRAAAAVSLAGLGMFVLMVGPDASVLRAALMGAIGLTSLAFGRAGRGLSFLCLAVIGLLLTDPGLATRFGFILSVLATLGIVVAGRRIMDWLPPAVPRWVAAGLAVPLSAQVFCGPVIVLLQPQFSAYALPANVAAAALVPPVTLLGTAAVPLVQLVPPLAAALMAVAGAFAGGVAGVARFFTALPGAVLPWPEGLFGLTTMALFSVASLATLWFALHRAAAVRLAVAAHSWAVACLDLSLAVRRGRHGQRGLAVRHGRHGLVDRHGLVDRSGRGTLRLCKPTSGRNLQWLLPRPNAPGLPRRGPPPGVT is encoded by the coding sequence ATGCTGCTCGCCGCCGCAGCAGGCGCCCACTCCGCCGTCGCGGCGTCCCTGCGCCAGGACGGAGCCGTTGCGGAGGCCGGCGCCGCGCATGCGGCCGTCGTGGCGGAACTTCAGATCGCGGGCCATCCGCGGCAGCTCAGGGTGCCGGGACGATCCGGCCTCGCCGACCGGTGGGCAGTCCCGGCGACGCTGCTCGTCATGTATTCGGCGGGTCAGAGGGTTGATTCCGAGGCCAGCCTCCTCGTGCTGGGGGGCAAGGACTGGGAACACCTTGTCCCGGGCCAGCGCCTGCGCGCCACCGGAAGGCTGAAGGCTGCCGAGCCTGGGCAGACGGATGCCGGAATCCTGTCAGCATCATCCGTGCCGGTAACACTCGGTGCCCCCGATGGCTGGCAGGAGGGACCCGGCATGCTCCGGCGGAGTTTCACTGCCGCCGCGGCCACGCTGGGCGGAGATGCCCGTGGCCTCCTGCCCGGGATGGTCACCGGGGATACCAGCAGGCTGGACGCAGGGCTGGACGGCGCCATGAAAACCGTCGGGATGACCCACCTGACCGCCGTCAGCGGAGCCAACTGCAGCCTGATCCTCGGAACATTGTTGCTGGCGGCGCGCAGCCTGCGGCTTCCCCGGCGCGCGGCTGCGGCGGTCTCCCTGGCCGGGCTGGGGATGTTCGTGCTGATGGTCGGTCCGGACGCCAGCGTGCTGCGGGCCGCCCTCATGGGGGCCATCGGCCTGACATCCCTGGCATTCGGCCGGGCAGGGCGCGGCCTGAGCTTCCTCTGCCTTGCGGTGATCGGCCTGCTGCTCACGGATCCGGGCCTGGCCACTCGCTTCGGATTCATCCTCTCCGTGCTGGCCACCCTGGGAATCGTCGTGGCCGGGCGGCGCATCATGGACTGGCTGCCGCCCGCGGTGCCACGATGGGTGGCTGCCGGACTGGCCGTGCCCCTGTCCGCGCAGGTCTTTTGTGGGCCGGTGATCGTGCTGCTGCAGCCCCAGTTCTCCGCCTACGCGCTGCCGGCCAATGTCGCGGCAGCCGCCCTGGTACCCCCGGTCACACTGCTCGGCACCGCGGCCGTCCCGCTCGTGCAGCTGGTGCCTCCTCTCGCGGCGGCACTGATGGCGGTTGCGGGTGCCTTTGCCGGCGGCGTGGCCGGTGTCGCACGCTTCTTCACCGCCCTCCCGGGGGCCGTGCTGCCATGGCCGGAAGGCCTCTTCGGCCTCACAACGATGGCCTTGTTCTCCGTCGCCTCGCTTGCGACGCTCTGGTTCGCCCTGCACCGCGCCGCGGCCGTACGGCTCGCCGTTGCGGCGCACTCCTGGGCTGTGGCCTGCCTCGACCTGTCCTTGGCCGTCCGGCGCGGCCGGCATGGCCAACGCGGCCTGGCCGTCCGGCATGGGCGGCACGGCTTGGTGGACCGGCACGGCTTGGTGGACCGGTCCGGGCGTGGCACGCTTAGACTCTGCAAACCAACTTCCGGGAGGAATCTTCAGTGGCTGCTGCCCAGACCCAACGCACCAGGACTTCCGCGCCGAGGACCGCCACCTGGCGTGACGTGA
- a CDS encoding MIP/aquaporin family protein has translation MSLGLVFLSEVMGTMMLTLLGCGVVANVALKGTKGNAGGFHLVNWGWGLAVMAGVFVAAKSGAHLNPAVTLGIVSSGAKEFVPGIPVDAASIFTYFGGELLGAFIGAVVCWLAYKQHFDEEPLAANKLGVFSTGPAMRSYGWNVVTEIIGTFVLVFVILMFGKSAAGLGPLPVALLVVGIGASLGGPTGYAINPARDLGPRIAHALLPIKGKGSSDWAYSWVPIVGPIIGGVLGGLMSQWIPIVVK, from the coding sequence ATGTCTCTTGGATTAGTTTTCCTGTCCGAAGTGATGGGAACCATGATGCTCACCCTCTTGGGTTGCGGCGTGGTGGCCAACGTTGCGCTGAAGGGCACTAAGGGCAACGCCGGTGGGTTCCACCTGGTGAACTGGGGCTGGGGTCTTGCGGTCATGGCCGGCGTGTTTGTCGCTGCCAAGTCCGGGGCTCACCTGAACCCCGCAGTGACCCTGGGCATCGTGTCCAGCGGCGCCAAGGAGTTCGTCCCCGGCATTCCCGTTGATGCCGCATCGATCTTCACCTACTTTGGCGGGGAACTGTTGGGTGCCTTCATCGGTGCCGTGGTCTGCTGGCTGGCCTACAAGCAGCACTTCGACGAGGAGCCGCTGGCCGCCAACAAGCTGGGCGTGTTCTCCACCGGCCCGGCCATGCGAAGCTACGGCTGGAACGTTGTCACGGAAATCATCGGCACCTTCGTGCTGGTCTTCGTGATCCTGATGTTCGGCAAGAGCGCTGCCGGCCTTGGCCCGCTGCCGGTTGCCCTGTTGGTTGTGGGCATCGGCGCCTCCCTCGGCGGACCCACCGGCTACGCCATCAACCCTGCCCGTGACCTCGGCCCGCGCATCGCCCACGCCCTGCTGCCCATCAAGGGCAAGGGTTCCAGCGACTGGGCCTACTCCTGGGTGCCGATTGTTGGGCCGATCATCGGCGGCGTGCTGGGCGGCCTGATGTCCCAGTGGATTCCCATTGTGGTCAAGTAG
- a CDS encoding helix-hairpin-helix domain-containing protein, which yields MSARLRGRTGLRAAVLVAVLAAVLGGWFWWRVATGTPEGIPLSEVSPASGQRPSAGGGDADAPSGAGSAAGQIIVHIAGAVAKPGVVELPQGSRLHEAIDAAGGSTAAADPDRLNLAAVLEDGQKVLVPVRGDPAEPGPGEAGGESGSGAGESGSRAPGGKIDLNTAGVEELGTLPRVGPVLAQRIVDWRKQHGRFKTVHELDAVEGVGPKMLEALLPLVRV from the coding sequence ATGTCCGCCAGGCTGAGGGGCCGGACCGGGCTGCGGGCCGCCGTCCTGGTCGCAGTCCTTGCCGCGGTCCTGGGCGGCTGGTTCTGGTGGCGCGTCGCCACCGGCACGCCGGAAGGGATCCCGCTCAGTGAGGTGTCCCCGGCATCCGGTCAACGGCCTTCAGCGGGCGGCGGGGACGCGGATGCCCCGTCCGGTGCAGGCAGCGCTGCCGGGCAGATCATCGTGCACATTGCCGGCGCAGTGGCCAAGCCCGGAGTGGTGGAGCTTCCGCAGGGGAGCCGGCTGCACGAAGCCATCGACGCGGCGGGCGGCAGCACAGCCGCCGCGGATCCGGACCGGCTCAACCTGGCCGCCGTGTTGGAGGACGGCCAGAAAGTCCTTGTTCCGGTGCGGGGGGATCCGGCGGAGCCTGGGCCGGGGGAGGCCGGCGGGGAATCCGGAAGCGGGGCGGGGGAAAGCGGCTCCCGCGCTCCGGGCGGAAAGATCGACCTGAATACCGCGGGTGTCGAGGAGCTGGGGACCCTTCCACGAGTCGGGCCGGTCCTGGCCCAGCGCATCGTGGACTGGCGCAAGCAGCACGGCCGGTTCAAGACGGTGCACGAGTTGGACGCGGTGGAGGGAGTGGGGCCCAAGATGCTCGAGGCCCTTCTTCCCCTGGTCCGGGTCTGA